The genome window AAACTGCCTTTTTAGCTCTGAGGGAATTCATAAGCATTTCATCAACGCCAAAGGTATCTCCCGCGATTTTCTGAACTGGAGGTTGTCCTTCTACTGTCAGAGAAATGCTCCCGCTCACTATGTAGTAAAAACAGTCAGCCATAGCCGCCTTATCAAACAGGATTTGCCCGTCATTGAGAGCAACTGTAAATTTAGCCGGTGCTGCAACGTCTGTACGGCCTGAGAGAAAACATTCAATAGTTATCAGCCTGATTTTTGACAGTAACGCAGTGAACTCCACTCCGGCAATAAAAACATAAAAGTACAGATATACCCAGAAAAACACTATAAAGATTGCCTTCAGAGAGCCAAAGATAAAACCCATCTGAGGATTAATGTGCATCAAAAGTGCAAAAGATGGCCTTAACACTATCCATGCAAAAGCGGTCAGAGTAGAGCCGGCAAGTATGTGTTTTACATGTACCTTTACCGGTATAAACACGTAATAAAACAATACTAATCCACAGAGGGTTATTACAAAGTTACCTGTGATATCTATAAGATCAAACGGTATATTAATATCTTTAATCAAAGGCTTTATTATCTCGATATATACAATTTCACCAATTACAAGAAACATCAACAAACACATTAAAATAAAAGTTGAAAGCACATTTGCAGCTAACTCCACAAGAAACGGTCTGTTGATT of Nitrospirae bacterium YQR-1 contains these proteins:
- a CDS encoding YihY/virulence factor BrkB family protein; translated protein: MAYYKFIIVETIRHFRKNNGGVLASALAYQGILSSVPFLLLIFLMLGKYIMSSNIVFLDFKKTVTLFLPYSQDIILQEVKNLYIAEGSWSIAGIVVCVWFIFPLVDTLRTLFCGVFKEKINRPFLVELAANVLSTFILMCLLMFLVIGEIVYIEIIKPLIKDINIPFDLIDITGNFVITLCGLVLFYYVFIPVKVHVKHILAGSTLTAFAWIVLRPSFALLMHINPQMGFIFGSLKAIFIVFFWVYLYFYVFIAGVEFTALLSKIRLITIECFLSGRTDVAAPAKFTVALNDGQILFDKAAMADCFYYIVSGSISLTVEGQPPVQKIAGDTFGVDEMLMNSLRAKKAVSTSDDTVVFPISQDDLNVLEKINPQVTLMILKQTLIPSCSQN